TATCTTGGGAATAAGGGAATCCTGCTCAAATTTCACAAAGTGGGATCACTTTCACAGTATCACTTTGGTTAGAAGGGgattaagagaaagagagccaAAGACCTATGGTCGTTTGCTTCAAAAACTTGCATCGCCATCTTTGGGGCCTCCCATTGTTGGTTATTCCTAACCcttaacacaaataaattgggtAGCTCAACCCAAATCCTCCACTTGATTGGGCCAAGCCACCACAAGAAGGCTTATGGCTTGTTCATTGCCCTAATATTGTAGGCTAAAAGGAAGCACTTCAGCTAACTACCATAGTTGCAAAGGGTTTTTTAGTTGAATTAATCTTTACCAAATCTTTAAATAGTCGCTCAAGAGTGAATGGTTAAAagaacattaaaatttaatgttCAAAAACATGATGCTAAATAAATACGTTTGTTTCTTTTTGCATTTAAGCTTCTTAAAACACAACAAGTATAATTTGACATGTCACAACATAGTAAAACATGAGAGGAGACTTCTCTCTTATCATGGGTTGCAGAATAAAACACTTGTCAAAGTAGAATCTAATGTGAGTGACCATAGGTGTGAACATTTTATGAACGGCTAAAGAACATTAAAATTTGATGCTCATAGATAAGAATTCAAACTTTAACATAAATATGATGCTAAacaaatatgtttattttttttcacatttaagtTCCTTAATATATGACACGTATAATTTGATACGTTACAAGAGAATAAAACATGGGATAACACTCCTCTATTATTATGGAATGCAAAGTAAAACACTTGTCAACTTGAATGTAATGCGATTGACAGTAGGTGTCAACATTAGATGCTAAGGTGATTAGAGATGTACTTGATACGAAAGTCTCCATAAGCAATCAAATTCAATAGGGAAGGCTCACGGCTTGTTCATTGCCCTAATCTTGTTGGCTAAGAGGAAGAGCTTCGGTTGATTGCACTAGTGGTGAAGGGTTTTTGAGCTTGATTGATCTTCTTTACTAAATAGCTTTGAGTTGAGCTTTGTGATTGACTTATTCTTTCGTACTAGTGGACCTTGATTGACTAAGTTTTTAGGATAtatgtccttaaatcctattgtatgatactatgtatgacattatgtatgacttaattttgtgtttaataaagttgttttattattatttaaaataatggtaacataaatattgagacattatcatatagtccatgagatgcatagtatgtgatttagttacagaagatataagtcacaagttctttgtaaactcaaaatttatagttcgcagtcggtgatgaaattgggcatttcatctgcgaaaactataacgtatcaactaaaatgagttgtcttgatcatgaaagtggagacttctagttgatatgttgatatgttttaagagttaagacatattgaattggaccgctgtgagatttattattctcctaacgactgtcaaatgaataataaaatctcacgacttctatttgcatgaactcttaatcctgagagaataatggacctgatcatgaggtgtaagttgctttgatatatcaggagtgagatctaaaataacgatcaaaacctcagtatgttgggcagctacatttagtgttgatggaacatatattttcaagatggaattcataatctcttaacggagatataaaatattcccttgagataagtttaatgggtttggttattcagagtgttagacctaaccactttagtaagaagttactaaagtatatatttatgaaattggatttcataaatatatgatgaatcatcttaaaggattaaaccgggtactcaatgattatatgtagtaatttataaagtggcagtctacattcatgactttgtgttactacgaatattttatgaaggagttgcatgtataataaagtcttgggatataatttattaataaggcctaaagtgcaattatatttatatagtggtattaaatataattaatggtaactttagacttgtcaagagttggcggaaaagcccaaggcccattggagctaatgtcttattggtctttTTTGGTctcattccaagccacacactaaaactcaattggaaaggcccaataggccagcctaattagataatcagttagttataaaggaagaaacatacagaatttttattagtgatataagaaatggtgtgtatgtgagagtgagacacactttcattctccctttgaaaactgattgagagaccacacatcttgggcgtaaagtgcaATTAGAGtcaagattaaaagtattcccaagtacttcaatctttggttttgaatttcaccacatcAAGGTAcgttatcttgttcttaaattctaaaatttacatagtgcacgttatcaatcatgaacgAAATAAATCCTTATTTGTTGTttctgctatgtgttttgtatgagatacaaaaccagattttccaacataaGCTCCATAAACCCTTAGTTCTCAGGGTTGACACCCTCcaataattttgattaattaaGAGTTTTAGGGACAAAATTGTAGACTTTGATTTCAAGGAGGAGTATAACCAGCCAATCATATATTAATAAGACGGAAAAGTCCtttttttcatctaaaaataaataaaaaggaaagaactTAAGATTCACAGAGTGCATTCAATGGTGTTATTATAACAAAATACACGTAATATTGTTTGCCTATCTACTTTGTTTACTATGATTCAAGTAGAAGGTGTCTCACTCACACACTTGTGGCTGTGGAGCAACCGAGCGTTcactagagagagaaagagaggcaAATGCCTTTGTGGTCTGTGCTGTTTCTTGTGAGAAACACCTGTCAGCaagacaaaataaatttataaaacaaatgGGAAAGGAGAGATCAGAGatagatataaaattttatttagaaaaccTATtactatttctcaaaaaaaaaaaaacctttatgtACTCAAATAAGCTAAGGCTATATtacaatataaaagaaataattgagatttaaaaaaccTGTATGTGTTGAATAAGCTAAATAAtccgaggaaaaaaaaaaaagcttctcaaagaagtccaaagacatatatataatttctatttaaaaatattatgcaaATACGTTGACGACAAAAAACCATTTTAATATTTGGGTGTGTGTCAGAGCTGGAGTAGCTCAGTTGGTTAGAGCGTGTGGCTGTTAACCACAAGGTCGAAGGTTCAAGCCCTTCCTCTAGcgattattttattattttccctttttttattgtcttttttccttttaaaagtCAAAACCACGGTGTCAACCAAGTGACTAACTAATCACAAGGTCCCAATTCCAAAGGAGGAGAAATAGTTGCTTAAAGTTAAATCcaatcatttaaaaaagaaagaaagaagaagaaggaatccATTAATTTTCAGAGTCATATCCCAATTTCCTAATTCCACTGAGGGTGGTAGTCTTTGCTGTTTCTTTTCACTTTTGCCTCAGCCACAATTACTTTTCCattagtttgaatttttttaagaattacaAAGATAAAATCATAGTCATGGAAAGTTCAATGTGTCAAATCTTATCCTTCCTTAATTAGCCTAATGATTAAAACAATAAcattaatactaataataataataataagaagaagaagaagacgattTAAAAGGTTCTGGTCCTTGAGTAATGAATCATATTCAACATGGTTTTTTAAGGCTGCTACTTGCACAACATGTCTGGATTTTCACATTTAAAAAGGCCTTACCATAAAatgttttgttcttgtttttgctCACTTTGAGTGGCACTAAAATTCTAGCCTGTAACTCGTTGAGAGAGTCGGCTTTCTGCTGTGAACAGCACGGTTATTATACACATCCCAGAACCACTACTCAGGACTCGACATTGGCAATAGTTTTAAGCAACCTGGTTCCATCTATGAATCTCAAACGATTGggaaatataattttgatcTTTAATTAATTGTAACAATCCCTTGGCAGCTTTAAGATTTGTAATTGAATTGCGAATTTTtgacaagaaataaaaaaggcaCCAATTAGAAAGGAACCCATAATGTATTGTAAGCTAAGTCTTCTAATTCTTTTTAGTTGCTTTGGCAATACCATGCCATAGCAGCATCAGCTTGAGATGATTTTACTCTTCGCATTCATATCAATATCACATAGATGTCAGAACTATAGTTTTGATGGTTATATTGTTTAGTGTCTACTTTGATTAAATCAAATCAAGGTTACAAaaaggaaattttgaaaaagagggaaaaaagagagcaaaaataCAATCAGTTTTAAGAATTCATCTCATCAATGTTGGTCCGGAAAATATAATCTTCACTTTCTAACTCTTCATGAAGTAGACTGATTGATGGTGGCTGGACCCTCTCACTAGATACTGTTCCATCCAATGATCTCCTTCCCTGGAACAtgttatttttatcattttacatCACAAGGAGTTTAATTGACTTATAAATAGTTTAAAACCGTTGGAATTGAATCCAATAAGAACATATCAACAGCACAAATTTAACCCAGAATAGATCCATGACAAAAGATGAAGGCATCACCAAAAGTTGTAGAAAAGCAAAACATTGAAATGTGATTCTATGCCTGACTAAAAATTCTTTTCAAATGCCATAGTGAACAAAACATACACACGTCAAATGCAAGAGAAAACAAGAGAATGCTTCAATAACTTCTGGCTTACAAAATGGCTCACAATAATAAAGATATCCTTAATAagtatacaaaaaatttaagaCTCGGGCTTTATCTGGACTAACCTTCTTCAAGACAtagaaaaaatagtgaaatgCATCACCAAAAGTATTCCACTCAACAGACCAGGTAAATTTTGGAGAATCGAATAAAGGACGCCTGAAGTGTGGCTGTAAGAGATATAATTTCAGGGTAAGAACAAAGattaatagcaaaaaaaattaagggaaaggggaaaaaaaaaaaaaaactatatatcaGTTCATATACCTGGCCAAAAGAAATTGAGATAAAAATCCCATCTGGTTTCAAAACCCTATGAGCGTCTTCAAGCATTGCCATGACTTTATTTACTGTTTCGGGCCGCGGATTCCATGGGTCTCCACTGTCCACGAACAATACATCCTTCAaaatcaaaagttataatacaTAGTTGACCAATTAAAAGTTATAGACTACGTAGTGGAGAGTTTATAATTATGAGAATTCAACGCATCATATAGAAATTCCAGCACatctaaaaggaaaaacatcACGAAATTCATGTTTACCATGGTTCCTTTCTCAATGACAACATCAAAACACTCGTTGCTAAAGGGCAGGTCTAGCATGTCAGCCTCCAGAACCTTTATTTCTGGTGAAACAGGTGacaaaacaaatgaataatacTAAGGTTAAAAATTAACCTTTCTAACTGAAGAAATTTGTTCctacaattaatttaaataatattgagAGAAAATgctcttttactttttcattataAATAAGTGAAGAAGCATATATTTTCACAGTGCAAGAAGTTCATtttactagattttttttttggacaggCATTACTTAGCCAAACCTAATTCTGAGTTtagtaatttataaaacaaCAATGCCATATGCACaacatttttccctttttttttcacaacttgttaTTTTAGCAAAGTGTTATTGAATTCACTTGGGCCCATGACTAATACCACTTTACTTACTATCGTTAACAATTTACCACCTCAGTAGTCATGAAAAAAGTTCTCAGTAGACTAATTGTTTAGAAAAAATACTGGCAGAAACTTTTCAGCAACATTGACAAATATGTCCAAACAGAGGAACAATCCATCTACAGATCTGGCATTCCACAGTTTGTGACAAGAAAAGTATGAATTCCCTTGTCTCTCTATTTGCTTCGAGAAACATTTAAGTATACAATTTACTGAGTTCCAACCTTTCTTAATCAAAGATGTGAGCAACCTCATTCAAATCACAAGTAGTTCCCCCCAAAGTGAATAGATTGTgctgtaatttatatataagggCAGATTACATAAAAGCCATAATTTCCATAATGTATGCTTTGCTAGGATCTGCTATGCTTTGCCAGGATCTGCAATCCTCAGGCAAAACAACTGCTACTCAAGTGAAAATCACTGTTGTGTTGAATGctaagaaagtttttttttagaaaagcaTTGCATTTAACTAGACTACCTTAAGGCATAAAAGTTCAAACACATATAAATGAGAAATGAGTCCTTATACAGGCACATAAGCAATTACTAAATAAAGAAGTTTGCAGTTATATCAATCAACACACCATTATATCCCTTCAATGCTAATCGCTTCTGCATCTTCTCCACTGCAACGGCTGACAGATCAATGCATGTTATCTCAGTGATCCCATCTTTGTATAACTCTTCAGACAACTGTGAGTTCCCACAACCCAGCTCCAATACCTTCATCACACAACTTTATCATCTCTAACTTGTCCCCATACCATGTTATTTGTTTAATCAAACTAGAATCAGATTACGTTCAAATCCAACAAGCCTCGTATACAAAAGACAAAACTTTCCAAAAGAAACAAGTCAAAACTCCAAAACCCACATGAAAACACCACCAAAGCTACCTCATAAATTGCACAAAAACATCATAAATTCAAATTGGGTCATCAAGTAAATTAGGCTCCTCCAGTTTCCACACCAAACTTATAGCTTTATTTGCTTCAAACTCATTACTTCATCAGACTCTCTATTCCATACATTAAGattctttaaagtttaaaccaataaccacaaaacttaaaaattggTAAATCTACACATGGAATACTAagcaaatcccaaaaaaaaaaaaaagaacttgtcCCTATACCATGTTATGTTTTTAATCAAACAAGAATCAgatacaaaaggaaaaactttCCACCAAAGAAAcaagtcaaaactcaaaaagccACATGAAAACACCACCAAAACTAGCTCATTAATTGcacaaaaatatcataaatttaaattggGTCAGCAAGTAAATTAGGCTTCTCCAATCTCCAAACCCAACTTAATAGCTTTATTAACTTCAAACTCATAACTTAATCAGACCCTTTACTCCACACATTAAGATTCTTTAACcacaaaacttaaaaagtttgTAAATTTAACACATGGAATACTaagaaaatcccaaaaaaagCAACTTGTCTCCGTATGAAGTTATGTCACTGTGTTTAATCAAACTAGAAATAGATACATTAAAATCCAACAAGTCCcacatacaaaaagaaaaagtttccaAAAGAAACaagtcaaaacaaaaaacccacatGAGAACATCCCCAAACCTAGCTCATAAATTGCACAAGAACATCAGAAACTCAAATTAAGCTCCAATTTCCTTACTAACTCATAGCTTTGTTTTCTTCAAACTCATTACTTAACTAGACCCTTTGCTCCAAACATTAAGATTCTTTAACCACACAACTTAAAAGTTAGTAAATTCAACACATGCAATACCAATCAAAgcccccaaaaaaattatatataaaggcagtgacagagagagaaaaggtaCAGAAGAATTGGGCTTTATATGGGCTTGAATAAGGTGGCGAAAATGAGAGTAATCTTTGAACCACTCGTAGTGTTCCTCATTTGAAAAACGCTCATCCCTGAGAAGTCAACAAGAAGCAGTTGAGGAAATTAATGAAAACTCTAGTAGTAAATAAGGAAACAGagtaataaaaaacaaagagataCCAATAGTGAGGATCGAGGTAAGCCTTGGCAGAGGAGGGACCAAAACTATTTTTCTGCGTTTCCTTCGGGTTCTGATTCGTACCCATTATCTGATTTTCGggtaatcttcttcttcttgctcGAATTTAGTCAGAGAAAGCTTAAACCTtgctgcaaaacaaaaattctCAGATAtggacccgacccgacccgacaaTATCGAACCTGGACCGTTAACAGGCTCAACAGATGTCGATAAGCTTATAACTTATAATTTGGCTCAACCCAGACACAGactattatctttttcttttcttttttttttctttttttttttaataatacataTTATCTTTATATTATTTGCCTCAAGGCCCTCAATTTTCAATGTATGTTACTATATTGGGGTTAGTTTTTTTAACTTAGTATAGGGAATGATTAAATCTTAGATACCTTATTTAACAACAATAAAGTTAACTATTTGAGATAACTGAAACTCATTCATAAAATCCAATTGATTTGTTAAATATCAATACAACaaaatctattaattttatgggaactttttttttttgatttaacATCCAGAATATCTTTTTTATCTGACGCAAAAGATTTCAATCTCTAGACAAAAACCCAAGGTCAAGTTTCATTCCAATGGAGGGATTTGATAAAAAGAGAGTATATGTCTAAAtctatcatttatttatttttgatatttttatgtaatttttcggatttttattttcttgattttgggtGTTTTAAGGAATTCTTAGTCAAATTAGAGTCATATTATGATTCTTTATCAATTGGAATCTATTTAGAATTATTTTTACTTGGAAAATAGTTAGCAATATGCAACATGAATATGAACAGTTAACATTTGTTGGAGTTGACTCATATTTGTTTATGGACTATTAGCTCGGACACCTGATGAGTGGAATGAGTTGCCCCTCTTGTTACTCTCATTACGGTGCATAGAAGTATTTTGGGAATTTGCATCAAATAGGTAATAGAGGTATTTTGGGAATTTGCATCAAGTAGGGTTTTGTTATATGTAAACAATGTTGTGACGTCATTTTCTCATATAGTGGATGTTTTTAGTTGCTTGCTCTTGTAGATGTAGGCACACTGTCAaaccacataaatttttttgtgttgatttctctcttttccattATTTAATCTTTGAACAACTGATCTTTCACAGCaacttttcagcaaaaattgagtttttgtttatttttggtggattcaaAGGATTGTGGATTAAGGCTTGCATTTAGCTTGTAACGAGATctagcatttttcacctttttagGATATATATTTTCCCAGACATGAAAGGAAGCTAGAAAAGCATATCTTGCTCCAACTATAATCAAATTGTCAGAAAATCCCAGATTAGAAATAGACTCACGGCAAAAGAAGAGACAACAGATTTAGACTCCAGAGCATCAATATAAGGACATTGAGAGCCAAACCATCTAATAGATGGAATGCTAGActcctatcaaaaaagaaaaaagaaaagaaaagaaaaaagatggaaTGCTAGACAAATATCATAATTCAATGTCCCCGGAATCATTTGAATAAAACATGCAAATTATCCACAGAacaagaggaagagaagagaatcaTAATCTTAGGCTAACCAACTCAGGCAGTCTCAGCATCGACACCACCACGTTTGTTGCATATCAATCATGCTAAATATCTTTTACAACTCAAGGGAGTTTGATAGGTGCAGAGTATCACAgaacaaaagaagagaaagatgtTAAAAGAAACTATTAGAAACatggattattattattcagTTAAGTCAAGCTGAACTTGCTGGTTAACATCTTgaatagaaaaggaagaaaaatgtaGAAAAGGAATAATTGTAGGTAAGGATCAATGTTGGCAATAAACAAGAATTATCCTTAGAAGCTACTCCCGGAATCTCAGTTGCTTGCCTCTTCATTAATTACAAGTAAACC
This portion of the Castanea sativa cultivar Marrone di Chiusa Pesio chromosome 7, ASM4071231v1 genome encodes:
- the LOC142642517 gene encoding uncharacterized protein LOC142642517 codes for the protein MGTNQNPKETQKNSFGPSSAKAYLDPHYWDERFSNEEHYEWFKDYSHFRHLIQAHIKPNSSVLELGCGNSQLSEELYKDGITEITCIDLSAVAVEKMQKRLALKGYNEIKVLEADMLDLPFSNECFDVVIEKGTMDVLFVDSGDPWNPRPETVNKVMAMLEDAHRVLKPDGIFISISFGQPHFRRPLFDSPKFTWSVEWNTFGDAFHYFFYVLKKGRRSLDGTVSSERVQPPSISLLHEELESEDYIFRTNIDEMNS